From the Lathyrus oleraceus cultivar Zhongwan6 chromosome 4, CAAS_Psat_ZW6_1.0, whole genome shotgun sequence genome, one window contains:
- the LOC127135597 gene encoding two-component response regulator ORR9 has product MVMASETQFHVLAVDDSIVDRMLIEKLLKTSSFQVTTVDSATKALKFLGLVDDIASEIHQEVEVNLIITDYCMPGMTGYDLLRKIKESKSFKDIPVVIMSSENVPSRINRCMEEGAEEFFLKPVKQSDVNKLKPHLLKSRVSEEHE; this is encoded by the exons ATGGTTATGGCTTCAGAGACCCAGTTTCATGTTTTGGCTGTTGATGATAGTATTGTTGACAGAATGCTGATTGAAAAGCTTCTTAAAACTTCTTCATTTCAAG TTACTACAGTGGACTCAGCTACTAAGGCTTTAAAATTTCTTGGTTTGGTTGATGATATTGCTTCAGAAATTCATCAG GAAGTAGAAGTAAATTTGATCATAACAGATTATTGTATGCCAGGGATGACAGGTTATGATCTACTCAGAAAAATCAAG GAATCCAAATCTTTTAAGGACATACCTGTTGTGATTATGTCTTCTGAGAATGTCCCATCTAGAATAAATAG GTGTATGGAAGAGGGAGCTGAAGAATTCTTCCTGAAACCAGTTAAACAATCAGATGTAAACAAGCTGAAACCTCATTTGTTGAAATCAAGAGTTAGTGAAGAGCATGAATAA